The Actinomyces sp. oral taxon 414 genome has a segment encoding these proteins:
- a CDS encoding prephenate dehydrogenase: MSAPAGPPGAPARASTAGPVLVIGTGLLGTSLALALTAAGVEVQLSDTSPTSLALARDMGAGTPRRPGHAAPGLVVVATPPDVAADVVLRALADHPGAVVTDVASVKDRVAAEVRARGGAAARRYVGSHPMAGRERSGAAAADSDLFAGRPWVIVADGAEPAAEVAVRDLAVDVGATPVRMGAAEHDAAVAAVSHVPQLISSLLAARLEDLPESALALAGQGLRDTTRIAASDPRLWAAIVVGNAGPVAGVLRRVREDLDALIAGVEAAVVDPGSREYAAPGAAEAIAPGAVGAIADVMGRGNAGRARIPGKHGGAPRRYAQVQVLVPDSPGELGRLFSDAGAAGVNIEDFSMEHSPGQSAGLAMVSVLPAAAARLEAALDARGWRVVVG, encoded by the coding sequence GTGAGCGCGCCGGCCGGCCCGCCCGGCGCCCCCGCCCGCGCCTCCACCGCCGGACCGGTCCTCGTCATCGGCACGGGGCTGCTGGGCACCTCCCTGGCCCTGGCGCTCACGGCCGCCGGCGTCGAGGTCCAACTGTCCGACACCTCGCCGACGTCCTTGGCCCTGGCCCGCGACATGGGCGCCGGCACCCCCCGCCGCCCCGGCCACGCCGCCCCGGGGCTCGTCGTCGTCGCCACGCCCCCCGACGTCGCCGCCGACGTCGTGCTGCGCGCCCTGGCCGACCACCCCGGGGCGGTCGTCACCGACGTCGCCTCCGTCAAGGACCGCGTGGCCGCCGAGGTGCGCGCTCGCGGGGGAGCGGCCGCGCGCCGCTACGTCGGCTCCCACCCCATGGCCGGGCGGGAGCGCAGTGGGGCGGCGGCCGCCGACTCCGACTTGTTCGCCGGCCGCCCCTGGGTGATCGTGGCCGACGGCGCCGAGCCGGCCGCCGAGGTGGCGGTACGCGACCTGGCCGTGGACGTGGGCGCCACCCCGGTGCGTATGGGCGCGGCCGAGCACGACGCCGCCGTCGCCGCCGTCAGCCACGTGCCCCAGCTCATCTCCTCCCTCCTGGCGGCGCGCCTGGAGGACCTGCCCGAGTCGGCCCTGGCCCTGGCGGGGCAGGGGCTGCGCGACACCACTCGCATCGCCGCCTCCGACCCGCGCCTGTGGGCGGCGATCGTCGTGGGCAACGCCGGTCCCGTGGCCGGGGTGCTGCGGCGGGTGCGCGAGGACCTCGACGCCCTCATTGCCGGCGTCGAGGCCGCCGTGGTCGACCCGGGCAGCCGGGAGTACGCGGCGCCCGGCGCGGCCGAGGCCATCGCGCCCGGCGCCGTCGGGGCGATCGCCGACGTCATGGGCCGGGGTAATGCGGGCCGGGCCCGCATCCCCGGCAAGCACGGCGGGGCGCCGCGCCGCTACGCCCAGGTGCAGGTGCTCGTGCCGGACTCGCCCGGCGAGCTCGGGCGCCTGTTCTCCGACGCCGGGGCCGCGGGCGTCAATATCGAGGACTTCTCCATGGAGCACTCGCCCGGGCAGAGCGCCGGCCTGGCCATGGTCTCGGTCCTGCCGGCCGCCGCCGCGCGCCTGGAGGCGGCCCTGGACGCGCGCGGCTGGCGGGTCGTGGTCGGCTGA